In Cryptomeria japonica chromosome 10, Sugi_1.0, whole genome shotgun sequence, a genomic segment contains:
- the LOC131077787 gene encoding protein neprosin — protein sequence MLYICVLRLFLVTFLSIYAFSDDNMSVDEFLNYVNPPAIHRYQKEDGGIILCVRFQDQLTLRSQTSQNAHKVERRGFFKQNGGGGAGNVSHSCPPGTFSLREVKKEDVLRVGGVEKYIKKPSPETIDILAEYENTRSHEYAVVEFTFDTPVIGTSAYNSVWKPHVAEDAHYSLSQVWVTEENRLETIEAGWHVDPQRYGDDDPRFFVYWTADRYLNTGCYNTYCSGFVVANNFLINFGVPLKSTKLFDSSQYELPITIRLSEIDGEPAWLLEVYGTLVGYWPSSLFRFISQSSSLIIYGGEVSYSAKKKGESLSKTEMGSGRFPAEGWRSSAHIRQIQFFGTNSIKVDKYIMASNTNCYDIVVAQDYGFGGLYAFYGGPGGGSQNCRA from the exons ATGCTTTACATTTGTGTTCTCAGGCTTTTCCTTGTAACTTTCTTGTCAATCTATGCATTCTCAGATGATAACATGAGTGTGGACGAGTTTCTCAATTATGTCAACCCTCCTGCAATTCATAGATATCAG AAGGAAGATGGAGGTATCATCTTGTGCGTGAGATTCCAGGATCAGCTAACATTAAGATCACAAACCTCCCAGAATGCCCATAAAGTA GAAAGGAGAGGGTTCTTCAAACAGAATGGAGGTGGTGGTGCAGGGAATGTCAGCCACTCATGTCCTCCTGGAACGTTTTCACTCAGGGAAGTGAAGAAGGAAGACGTTCTCAGAGTTGGTGGTGTGGAGAAGTACATCAAGAAGCCTTCTCCTGAAACTATTGATATTCTTGCTGAGTATGAGAATACACGCTCTCACGAG TATGCGGTTGTGGAGTTTACTTTCGACACCCCAGTTATTGGTACGAGTGCTTACAATAGTGTATGGAAGCCTCATGTTGCAGAGGACGCACATTATAGTTTGAGTCAAGTTTGGGTCACTGAAGAGAATCGCCTAGAAACAATTGAAGCAGGGTGGCAT GTGGATCCACAGAGATATGGTGATGATGATCCAAGGTTCTTTGTATATTGGACT GCTGACAGATATCTAAACACTGGCTGCTATAACACCTATTGCTCTGGATTTGTTGTTGCGAACAACTTTCTGATCAATTTCGGAGTTCCACTCAAGTCAACAAAATTATTTGACTCAAGCCAATATGAGCTGCCGATAACCATAAGACTA TCTGAGATAGATGGAGAACCAGCTTGGCTTTTGGAAGTGTATGGAACATTGGTGGGATATTGGCCTTCTAGTTTGTTTAGATTTATCAGCCAGTCTTCTTCCCTCATTATATATGGAGGGGAAGTATCATACTCAGCAAAGAAGAAAGGGGAGAGTTTAAGCAAGACAGAGATGGGGAGTGGGCGGTTTCCAGCAGAAGGATGGAGATCAAGTGCACATATAAGGCAAATACAATTCTTTGGAACGAACAGCATTAAGGTGGATAAATATATCATGGCTTCAAACACCAATTGCTATGATATAGTTGTTGCACAGGACTATGGTTTTGGAGGGCTTTACGCCTTCTATGGGGGACCTGGGGGTGGTTCACAGAATTGCCGAGCTTGA